GGCCAGCGCCGCGAAGAGCGCCAGCGCCCATTGCCCGGAGGCCTTGCGCATGCGCATGAGAAGCTGGCCGAATCCGCTTATGTCGTTGTTCACCCTGTCCTCCTCATGTCAGCCTAGAAACCGCTGAAGACCCGGACGAAGTCGAGGAACGTCTCGGGATAAAGCCCCAGGAATACGGAGATGATCGAGGTCACGACCAGGGGCGCGACGAGCGCCGGGGCCGGTTCGTTGTAGTGGCTCAGGTCCACGCCTTCGGCCGCCTTCTTGAAGAAGGCCCGGTAGATGATCGGGCCGAAGTAGGAGGCGTTGAGGATCGTGGAGCCCAGGAGCGCCACCAGCAGGACGACTTGATCGGCCTGCATCGCGCCGTTGACCAGATACCACTTGGAGACGAACCCGCAGACGAAGGGCACGCCGATCATGGACAGCGCGGCCACGGAGAAGGCCCCGAAGGTGATGGGCATGCGCCGTCCCATGCCGTCCATGAGGCTGATCTTCTTGGTGTGCGCGGCCACGTAGATCGCGCCCGCGCCCATGAAGAGGGTGATCTTGGAGAAGGCGTGGTTGGCGATGTGCAGCATGCCGCCGTTCACGGCCATGGGCGTGAGCATGGCCACGCCGATGATCACGTAGGAGAGCTGGCTGACCGTGGAGTAGGCCAGCCGGGCCTTGAGGTCGTCCTTGGTCAGGGCGATGATCGAGGCCACCACGATGGTCAGGGCGGCCAGGTAGGCCGTGGGGATGCCCAGGTACAGGGCGTCCATGCACTCGAGGCCGAAGCCCGAGAGGATGACGCGGGCCACGCAGAAGACGCCCGCCTTGACCACGGCCACCGCGTGCAGCAGGGCCGAGACTGGCGTGGGCGCGACCATGGCCGAGGGCAGCCAGTTGTGGAACGGGATGAGCGCCGCCTTGGCCAGGCCCGCGATGTAGAGCACGTAGGTCAGGGTCACCAGACCCGGGCTCTCCTTCCAGGGGAAGGGCACGCCGGTGACGACGTCGCCCAGGTGGAAGTCCAGGGTGCCGCACAGCACGTAGGTCAGGACCATGGCGGGCAGCAGGAAGAGCTTGGAGGTGCCCATGAGGTACACGAAGTACTTCCGCGCTCCCAGGTAGGCGTCCTCGTCCTGGTGGTGGGCGACCAGGGGATAGGTGAAGACCGAGATGATCTCGTAGAAGAGATACATGGTGAAGATGTTGGCCGAGAGGGCCACACCCACCGCGCCGAAGATGGCGATGGCGAAGCAGAAGTAGTAGCGCGTCTGGGCGTGTTCGTTCAGGCCGCGCATGTAGCCGATGTTGTACAGCGTCACCAGGCCCCACAGGAAGGTGGCGATGAGCCCGAAGACGAGCGAGAGGCCGTCCGCGCAGAAGCTGACGCTTATGCCCGGCATGAGCGTGAAGAGCGTGTAGGTGTAGATCTTGCCCGCGAGCACGCCGGGTGCGAGGTTCAGCACGGCCAGGAAGGACATGGCCGCGGCCGCGAAGGAGACCGCCTCGCGCTGGTTCTCGTTTCGGCGCAGCAGGTAGATCAGGAACGGGGCCGCGAGCGTCACGGCCAGGGGAAAGAGGAGACTGACGTTTTCTGTCTGCACGGCCTACCCCCTCAGTTCCGATACGGTATCGGCATCCGCCTTGCCCAGGGGGCCGAAGCGGCGGATGACCACGATGAGGATCGCCAGGACCAGCGTGGCCTCGGCCGCGGCCAAGCCCATCACCAGGAGCGAGGCGAGCTGGCCGAGCACGGCGTTGGCCTCGGTGAGCTGCGCGGCGGCGGTGATGGACAGCCCCGCGCCGTTGAGCATCAGTTCGACGCAGATGAGCATGCCCACGAAGGATTTGCGCGTGGTCAGGCCGTACAGGCCGATGACCAGAAGCGCCAGGGCCACGAGTTGGTAGAGGATGAGCGGACTCATGCGTCGTCTCCCTTGCGTGAGAAGCCCCTGAAGGCCAGAATCACCGCGCCGGACATGGCCACGAAGAGGACCACCGAGATCAGCTCGAAGGCCAGGATGTAGTGTTCGAGCAGCCCCTGGCCCAGTTCGGCCGGGCTGACCGAGGCGGGCTTCTCAAGCGAGGGCGCGGGCCGGGTGATGACCGACCAGGCAAGCAGGAAGCCCGGCGTGGCTGCGGCCAGCAGGGCCAGCAGATGGCTGCGGATGGATTTCGGGGCGGCTTCCTCGCCGCCTGCCGGGGCGCGGGTGAGCATGATGGCGAAGAAGACCAGCACCACCACCGCGCCCACGTAGATGAGAAGCTGCATGAGCGCCAGAAGAGGCGCGTCCATCAGCAGGTACATGCCGGAGACGCCGAACAGGGCCAGGATCAGGCCGAGCAGGGCGCGCACGAGGTTCACGGCGCGCACCGCGCCAAGGGCCCCCAGCACGATGACGATTGCGTAGAAGGCGAACAGGGCCTGGGCCGCGCTTTCCATCATGCCTTCTCCTTTTCGCTCTCGCCGCCGGTTGCGGCCGCAGCGGCATCCGCTGTTTCGGGCTTCGCCTCGGGCGTCGGCTTGGCCTTGGGCTCGGGCTTTGGTTCCGCATCGGCCTGGGCCTTCAGCCGCGCCATGAGGTCGTACACGAAGGTCTTGCGGGAGGGGCCCGCCAGATAGACGTCCGTTGAGAAGCGCAGCGAGTCCACTGGACACGACTGCACGCACAGCCCGCACAGGCTGCAATAGTTGTAGTCCAGGAAGAAGGCCTTGGGCGTCTTGACCGGCTTCTCCTTGCTCGGGGGCGCGGGCTTGGTCTTGGGCTCCAGGCCCGAGGCCAGCGCCTCGCTCGGCTTCTCGGCCGGGGCTTCCTTCTTGGGCGGCGGGTGTTTGACGATCTTGATGCAGCTTGAGGGGCACACGCTTTGGCACATCATGCAGGTGATGCACTTGGGCACGGCCGGATCCTTGCCGCCCACGAGCTCGATGTGGCCGCGGAAGGTGACGATGTTGTCCACCACCTTGCGCGGGTAGTGCACCGTGACCTGGGGCTTCACGAACTCGCGGCCCGTGATGCGCAGACCCACGAACAGGCTCTTGAGGCCCTTCAGCGCTTCCTTGAACTCGGTCAGGACGCTCATGTCCCCCTCCCTAGAGCTTCATGATCACGGCCGTGGCCAGGAGGTTCAGCGTGGCCAGCGGCAACAGCCACTTCCAGTTGAGGTTCAAAAGCTGGTCGAAGCGCACGCGCGGGTAGGTCCAGCGCATCCACATCATGATCAGGAGCAGGCTGTAGACCTTGAGCAGGAACCACCACGGACCCGGCGCGGCCGGACCCTGGAAGCCGCCGAGGAAAACGGCCGTGGCGATGGCGCAGACCACGATCATGTTGGCGTACTCGGCCAGGAAGAAGAGGCCGAAGCCCATGCCCGAGTATTCCGTGTGGAAGCCCGCCGTGAGTTCGGACTCGGCCTCGGGCAGGTCGAAGGGCGCGCGGTTGGTTTCGGCCAGGGCGCAGACGAAGTAGATGAAGAAGGCCAGGG
The genomic region above belongs to Alkalidesulfovibrio alkalitolerans DSM 16529 and contains:
- a CDS encoding monovalent cation/H+ antiporter subunit D family protein, with the protein product MQTENVSLLFPLAVTLAAPFLIYLLRRNENQREAVSFAAAAMSFLAVLNLAPGVLAGKIYTYTLFTLMPGISVSFCADGLSLVFGLIATFLWGLVTLYNIGYMRGLNEHAQTRYYFCFAIAIFGAVGVALSANIFTMYLFYEIISVFTYPLVAHHQDEDAYLGARKYFVYLMGTSKLFLLPAMVLTYVLCGTLDFHLGDVVTGVPFPWKESPGLVTLTYVLYIAGLAKAALIPFHNWLPSAMVAPTPVSALLHAVAVVKAGVFCVARVILSGFGLECMDALYLGIPTAYLAALTIVVASIIALTKDDLKARLAYSTVSQLSYVIIGVAMLTPMAVNGGMLHIANHAFSKITLFMGAGAIYVAAHTKKISLMDGMGRRMPITFGAFSVAALSMIGVPFVCGFVSKWYLVNGAMQADQVVLLVALLGSTILNASYFGPIIYRAFFKKAAEGVDLSHYNEPAPALVAPLVVTSIISVFLGLYPETFLDFVRVFSGF
- a CDS encoding NADH-quinone oxidoreductase subunit J family protein, producing the protein MESAAQALFAFYAIVIVLGALGAVRAVNLVRALLGLILALFGVSGMYLLMDAPLLALMQLLIYVGAVVVLVFFAIMLTRAPAGGEEAAPKSIRSHLLALLAAATPGFLLAWSVITRPAPSLEKPASVSPAELGQGLLEHYILAFELISVVLFVAMSGAVILAFRGFSRKGDDA
- the nuoK gene encoding NADH-quinone oxidoreductase subunit NuoK gives rise to the protein MSPLILYQLVALALLVIGLYGLTTRKSFVGMLICVELMLNGAGLSITAAAQLTEANAVLGQLASLLVMGLAAAEATLVLAILIVVIRRFGPLGKADADTVSELRG
- a CDS encoding 4Fe-4S binding protein, producing the protein MSVLTEFKEALKGLKSLFVGLRITGREFVKPQVTVHYPRKVVDNIVTFRGHIELVGGKDPAVPKCITCMMCQSVCPSSCIKIVKHPPPKKEAPAEKPSEALASGLEPKTKPAPPSKEKPVKTPKAFFLDYNYCSLCGLCVQSCPVDSLRFSTDVYLAGPSRKTFVYDLMARLKAQADAEPKPEPKAKPTPEAKPETADAAAAATGGESEKEKA